The Zestosphaera sp. genome includes a window with the following:
- the dcd gene encoding dCTP deaminase, translating to MCLILSDFDLTWYLKSGRLVIDPYDEEIIRENGIDLRIGSEIARLKPVNKVLDTKDCTADLSEFYEIISGDEFVIYPGERVLMTTLEYVKLPNDIMGFVELRSSFARLGLTIPPTIIDAGFEGNITLEVHGSIFPVKVYRSQRFAHIIFSKTLNPVMKPYKGKYQGQRGVTLPKLTLT from the coding sequence GTGTGTTTGATACTCTCGGATTTCGACTTGACGTGGTACTTAAAATCTGGGAGGTTAGTGATAGACCCATACGATGAGGAGATCATTAGGGAGAATGGGATTGACCTGCGCATCGGTAGTGAGATAGCCAGGCTGAAGCCGGTTAACAAGGTTCTTGACACTAAAGACTGCACCGCAGATTTGAGCGAGTTCTATGAAATAATATCTGGCGATGAGTTCGTGATATATCCTGGCGAGAGGGTCCTTATGACGACCCTCGAGTACGTTAAACTACCTAACGATATAATGGGCTTTGTGGAGCTCAGATCTTCCTTCGCCAGACTGGGTCTCACAATACCACCCACGATAATCGATGCGGGCTTCGAGGGCAACATAACCTTAGAAGTGCACGGATCCATATTCCCGGTGAAGGTATATAGGAGTCAGAGGTTCGCGCACATCATATTCTCTAAAACACTGAACCCGGTTATGAAGCCCTACAAGGGCAAATACCAAGGGCAGAGGGGAGTTACATTACCTAAACTGACTTTAACGTGA